In Chthonomonadales bacterium, one DNA window encodes the following:
- a CDS encoding FliA/WhiG family RNA polymerase sigma factor, whose amino-acid sequence MTGPELAEAWRRHKQSGDAQARAAIINQYAYLVKITAGRVVSNLPASLEREDLVSAGVVGLIKAVDQFDTTRQVKFETYAIALIRGAILEMLREEDWVPRSIRERVKMLERSFLHLETSLGRPPTDQEVANHLQLALDDYYKLLVETGRTTLLSMDDILIGGEGSEKLRLADVIRDEATGPSSEVELRERRRTLGQGIDRLPERERLVIGLYYYDGLTFKEIGKILGISESRVYQLHTQAVIRLRGYLQHDNALFR is encoded by the coding sequence ATGACGGGACCCGAACTGGCAGAGGCGTGGAGGCGACACAAGCAGTCGGGCGACGCCCAGGCCCGGGCAGCCATCATTAACCAGTACGCCTACCTGGTTAAGATCACCGCGGGCCGCGTGGTCAGCAACCTCCCGGCCAGTCTGGAGCGCGAGGACCTGGTGAGCGCGGGCGTCGTCGGGCTCATCAAGGCCGTCGACCAGTTCGACACCACGCGCCAGGTAAAGTTCGAGACCTATGCCATCGCGCTGATTCGCGGGGCCATCCTCGAGATGCTTCGTGAAGAGGATTGGGTTCCGCGCTCGATCCGCGAGCGCGTGAAGATGCTCGAGCGAAGCTTCCTACACCTTGAGACCAGCCTTGGCCGCCCGCCGACCGACCAGGAGGTCGCCAACCACCTTCAGCTTGCCCTCGACGACTACTATAAGCTTCTCGTGGAGACCGGCCGCACCACGCTCCTCTCCATGGATGACATCCTGATCGGCGGCGAGGGAAGCGAGAAGCTGAGGCTGGCCGACGTCATCCGGGACGAGGCCACCGGGCCATCCTCCGAGGTCGAGTTGCGCGAGCGCAGACGGACGCTCGGCCAGGGAATCGACCGTCTGCCGGAGCGCGAGCGCCTGGTGATCGGCCTCTACTACTACGACGGGCTCACGTTCAAGGAGATCGGGAAGATCCTTGGCATCTCCGAGTCGCGTGTCTATCAGCTTCACACCCAGGCCGTGATCCGCCTGCGCGGCTACCTTCAGCACGACAACGCCCTCTTTCGCTGA
- a CDS encoding YifB family Mg chelatase-like AAA ATPase, producing MLALVNSSAVLGIDAYALAVEVDISGGVPMWAIVGLPDAAVQESRERVRAAIRNTGYEFPQRRITINLAPADTRKEGPSFDLPIAVGVLAASGQVSAALLPEAAIVGELSLDGAVRPVAGVLPIALRAKESGVRRLIVPVGNTREAAIVGEVDVYPVGTLAEVVAVLEAPETREPVTLDPATLMPERPPYQADFAEVKGQAHAKRALEVAASGGHNVLLIGPPGSGKTMLARRLPSILPPLSVGEALETTKIYSVSGLLPPDTALITTRPFRAPHHTLSNAALIGGGSVPRPGEVSLAHNGVLFLDELPEFKRDALEVLRQPLEDGLVTIARVQASLQYPASFIMAAAMNPCNCGYHGDNFRQCTCSPTLVRKYQQRISGPLLDRIDLHVDVPRLAEEELVNYPPAETSARVRERVCGARAAQQARFAGRPLYCNAQMGAREIREFCAIGEEVRTLLRAAIQQLGLSARAFDRILKVARTIADLTGAERIEVPHVAEAIQYRSLDRKMWT from the coding sequence ATGCTCGCCCTCGTAAACTCCAGCGCCGTCCTCGGTATTGACGCCTACGCCCTGGCCGTCGAGGTTGACATTAGCGGCGGCGTGCCCATGTGGGCCATCGTCGGCCTGCCGGACGCGGCGGTCCAGGAGAGCCGCGAGCGCGTGCGGGCCGCCATACGCAACACCGGCTACGAGTTCCCGCAGCGCCGCATCACCATCAACCTGGCGCCGGCCGACACGCGCAAAGAGGGTCCCAGCTTCGACCTGCCGATCGCCGTCGGCGTGCTGGCCGCCTCCGGACAGGTGAGCGCTGCGCTGCTGCCGGAGGCCGCCATCGTGGGCGAGCTCTCGCTGGACGGGGCGGTCCGGCCCGTGGCGGGGGTGCTGCCCATCGCCCTGCGGGCAAAGGAGTCCGGCGTTCGGCGGCTCATCGTGCCGGTGGGCAACACCCGCGAGGCCGCCATCGTCGGCGAGGTCGACGTCTATCCGGTCGGGACGCTCGCCGAGGTCGTGGCGGTGCTGGAGGCGCCCGAGACGCGCGAGCCGGTGACCCTGGATCCGGCGACGCTGATGCCGGAGCGTCCGCCCTACCAGGCCGACTTCGCGGAGGTCAAGGGACAGGCGCACGCCAAGCGGGCGCTGGAGGTGGCGGCCAGCGGCGGCCACAACGTGCTCCTCATCGGGCCGCCCGGCTCTGGCAAGACGATGCTGGCGCGGCGGCTTCCCTCCATCCTCCCCCCGCTCTCGGTTGGCGAGGCGCTGGAGACGACCAAGATCTACAGCGTCTCCGGCCTGCTGCCGCCGGACACGGCGCTCATCACCACGCGCCCGTTCCGCGCGCCGCACCACACCCTCTCCAACGCCGCGCTGATCGGCGGCGGCTCGGTGCCCCGGCCCGGCGAGGTGAGCCTAGCCCACAACGGGGTCCTGTTCCTCGACGAGCTACCGGAGTTCAAGCGCGACGCCCTGGAGGTGCTGCGGCAGCCGCTGGAGGACGGCCTGGTGACCATCGCGCGCGTGCAGGCCTCGCTCCAGTACCCCGCCAGCTTCATCATGGCCGCGGCGATGAACCCCTGCAACTGCGGCTACCACGGCGACAACTTCCGCCAGTGCACCTGCTCGCCCACCCTGGTTCGCAAGTACCAGCAGCGGATCTCCGGCCCCTTGCTTGACCGCATCGACCTGCACGTGGACGTGCCGCGCCTGGCGGAGGAGGAGTTGGTGAACTACCCGCCCGCGGAGACCTCGGCCCGCGTGCGCGAGCGCGTGTGCGGCGCGCGGGCCGCGCAGCAGGCGCGCTTCGCCGGCCGCCCGCTCTACTGCAACGCCCAGATGGGCGCGCGGGAGATCCGCGAGTTCTGCGCGATCGGCGAGGAGGTGCGAACACTCCTGCGAGCGGCGATCCAGCAACTCGGGCTCTCGGCGCGCGCCTTCGACCGGATCCTGAAGGTGGCGCGGACCATCGCCGACCTCACCGGGGCCGAGCGCATCGAGGTGCCGCACGTGGCGGAGGCCATCCAGTATCGCAGCCTGGACCGCAAGATGTGGACGTAG